GTTCGTGGCGCTCGACTATGCCCATCGCTATCCGAATAGCGTGCAGTCGATGACCTTTTTCAACTTCGGATATCTGCCGAACAACGAAGTCATTTCGAAGGTTGCACCTGTAACTCTCAACTTTATTTTCAACCAGATGATGCGCAAGCTCACCTGGTGGCTTCCGGCCTACATGTTCGCCCGCCTTGCGCTGTCAAAGAATTCGATCATGATGCACGACATCAACGTCGGCTTTGAAAGCCTCGGGCTGTGCGCTTCAGAAGCCATCGAGCAGACGACCCGTCAGATCACGGCGCTTGAAACCACCGAGATGTTGCCAGAAAAGGTGCGCGCGCTCAAGGTTCCGGTCTTGTTCGTGGCGGGGGAGGGGGATGGTATCATGAGGTGCGAGAACGCCCGGAAGTTACAGGAAATAGCCGAGTCTGGCACTTACCTCTGCGTGCCCGATTGCGGTCACCTCATTACGCTCGAACTGCCGGAAACGGCCTCGGAGATTATTCTCGGGCACATCAGTCAGCAGCGGTAAGCATCCGGTCGACCTCCCGTACAGCCTGGATGAAACTCGTGATTTTGCGGGCGTCCTTGATGCCTGGTGCCGATTCCACGCCGCTGGCCGTATCGACGCCCCACGGATTGATGAGGCGAACCGCGTCGGCCACATTTTCCGGGTTCAGTCCCCCCGCAAGCAGCGCCCAGCCTATGTCGCGCGTCTGTTCGAAAAGCATCGAAGCGGTCGATGATTCGATGGTTTTGCCCGTGCCGCCAGCCATTTCGGGACTGAACGCATCGAAGAGAAACCCCCGGCAGCCGGTCTGTTTCGCGTAGGTTCTGACCTCATTGACGCTGAAGCCGGGGCCGGGACGGAAGACGCGGATCACCTTCGTTCCATGAATTCTCATCGTTGCTTCTGCCCCGTACTCATCCGAATGCAGCTGTGCGATCTGCAGGCCGCAGTAGCGACACAGTTCGTTAATCTCTTCAGCGGATTGCTCCACGAAAATGCCGACCGGGGCGACCAGCGGCGGAA
This portion of the Chlorobaculum parvum NCIB 8327 genome encodes:
- a CDS encoding alpha/beta fold hydrolase → MSSYSEPSSEKFRAYRQKLFNQLESSTKGERNRAEYELDLMEKSHFVEVGGLLHHYHDSGSEQPRGTVLLIHGWDCWWMWWHHIIRALNAEGYRTIAYDMKGHGWSENDPENRYQIDDFARDLDGLVRAIGLEAFHVAAFSFGPFVALDYAHRYPNSVQSMTFFNFGYLPNNEVISKVAPVTLNFIFNQMMRKLTWWLPAYMFARLALSKNSIMMHDINVGFESLGLCASEAIEQTTRQITALETTEMLPEKVRALKVPVLFVAGEGDGIMRCENARKLQEIAESGTYLCVPDCGHLITLELPETASEIILGHISQQR
- a CDS encoding phosphoribosylanthranilate isomerase, which gives rise to MTRIKICGITRAEDALTAALAGADALGFNFSKKSPRLVSPDTAREIIAALPPLVAPVGIFVEQSAEEINELCRYCGLQIAQLHSDEYGAEATMRIHGTKVIRVFRPGPGFSVNEVRTYAKQTGCRGFLFDAFSPEMAGGTGKTIESSTASMLFEQTRDIGWALLAGGLNPENVADAVRLINPWGVDTASGVESAPGIKDARKITSFIQAVREVDRMLTAAD